GCCCGCGCCGTCCGGGCGTCCCGCCGCGCCGCCTTCCGCCGGGGGGCGCCCCGCGGCGCCCCTTTCGGCGGCTGAAGAGGAGCGGATGGAAGCGGAGGCGCTCCGGGCGCTCGGGGAGGGGGACTACGATCGGATCCTGGCGGTCGCCGGGGAGGCGCTGGCGCGCGGCTCCCGGAAAGATTGGCCCTGTTCCTTCCTGGCGCTGGCGTATCTGGCGCGGGAGGAGCTCGACAAGGCGCTGGAGTACATCACGCGGGCGCTCGAGATCGCGCCGGGCCGGCGGGAGTACCGGGAGCGGCGCGCCGAGATCCGGGCGTTGCGGGGGGAAGCGGCGGCGGCCCTGTCGGAGCTGGAGGCGCTTCACGGACGCAAGGCGGCGGACCTCAACCGCGAAATCCTTCGCCTCAACGCGCAGATCGAGGCCGCGCCGGACGATGCGGGGGCTCGGATCCTGAGGGGCGCGTTCTATCTTCTCAAGCGGCATGAGGCGCGCGCGGCGGAGGATTTCACGGCGGCGATCCAGGGGGGATGCCGCCGGGCGCTGGCCTGGCGGGCGCGGGTCTGGAAGGACCTGGGCGATCGAGCCCGGGCCGCGGCCGACGCGCGGGCGTATCTGGCGGAGTTCCCGGCCGGCTATGCGGCCGAGGAGATGAAGGCGCTGCTCCGGGACGTGGAGCCGAACTGACGCGGTCGGGACGGCGTCACGGCGAAGCGCTCGGCTGGCGTTCCGGGCGCGGGGCGGGTTCGGGGGGCGGAGCCTCGGCGGGCGCTTCCCGCGCCTCCACGCGGATGTCGCCGTGATCGACCTCCTGCTCCAGGGTCACCTTCTGCGCCTTGGCCAGCTGAAGGAGCGCCAGGAACGTTCCCAGGATCTGGGTCCGGTCGGGCCGATCCCCGACGAGCTCGGAGAAGGTGGCCCGGCGGCGGTCCGCCAGGCTGCGGAGGATCTTTTCGACGAAGAGCTCCAGGGGCACGTCCCGGTAGAGGATCGACATCATCGCCTCGAGCCGGGTGCCCTTGACGACTTTGGAATACAGAAGGACCAGATCCCACAGCTCGAGATTCCGCAGCGGTTCCTGTTCGGTTTCGCCTTCGAGACGGATCCGGGGACGGCCGAAGCGGGCGGCGCGCTCCTGCGCGAGCGTGTCGAGCGCCCGGGCGCGGTCCTTGAAGCGCTTGTACTCGAGGAGCTTCTTGATGAGCTCGAGCGAGGCGTCCTCTTCCTCCTCCGGCGGCGTTTCGCCCTCCTCGGCGGGGGCGGCCTCCGGAGGAGCGAGGGTGCGGGACTTGATCAGCAGAAGCTGGGACGCCAGCGCCAGAAAGTTGCTCGACAGATCGATATCGAGCCGCTCCATGGCGGTGAGGAACCGGATGTACTGTTCGCAGGCGCGGGAGAGGGCGACCGCGGTGATGTCGAGCTCGCTTTCCTTGACCAGGTGAAGCAGCAGGTCGAGCGGGCCGTAGTAGTTGTCGAGCGTGACCTTGTACGGCGCGGCGTCCGGCATGTCTCCCCTCTCGCTCAACGGCGACCTCCCCTCCGCCGTCCGGGCGCTCCCCCGGCGGGAGGCGCGGCCCGCGGGACGGCTACTTTCATTATCGGCCCCCGAAGACCGTTTCCCGCACTTCTTTCATCGTCCGGGCGGCCACGGCGCGGGCGCGCTCGGCCCCGCGGGCCAGGATCTCGTCGATCCGTCGCGGGTCGGCCAGGAGCTCCCGGCGGCGCTCCTGGATGGGGCGCAGCCACTCGACCATGCGGGCGGCCAGCTCCCCCTTGCATTCCACGCAGCCGATCGTCGCGGCCCGGCACTGCGTTTCGATTTCGGCGTGACGCTCCCGGGGGCTGAGCATTCCGTGGAAGGCCCAGACGTTGCACGCCTGGGGATTTCCCGGGTCGGTGCGCCGCTTGCGGTTGGGGTCGGTGAACATGCCCTTCACCTTGCGTTCGACCGAGGGGAGGTCCTCCGAAAGATCGATCGTGTTGGCGTAGCTCTT
The window above is part of the Planctomycetota bacterium genome. Proteins encoded here:
- a CDS encoding tetratricopeptide repeat protein, which produces PAPSGRPAAPPSAGGRPAAPLSAAEEERMEAEALRALGEGDYDRILAVAGEALARGSRKDWPCSFLALAYLAREELDKALEYITRALEIAPGRREYRERRAEIRALRGEAAAALSELEALHGRKAADLNREILRLNAQIEAAPDDAGARILRGAFYLLKRHEARAAEDFTAAIQGGCRRALAWRARVWKDLGDRARAAADARAYLAEFPAGYAAEEMKALLRDVEPN
- a CDS encoding segregation/condensation protein A — protein: MPDAAPYKVTLDNYYGPLDLLLHLVKESELDITAVALSRACEQYIRFLTAMERLDIDLSSNFLALASQLLLIKSRTLAPPEAAPAEEGETPPEEEEDASLELIKKLLEYKRFKDRARALDTLAQERAARFGRPRIRLEGETEQEPLRNLELWDLVLLYSKVVKGTRLEAMMSILYRDVPLELFVEKILRSLADRRRATFSELVGDRPDRTQILGTFLALLQLAKAQKVTLEQEVDHGDIRVEAREAPAEAPPPEPAPRPERQPSASP